In the genome of Macrobrachium nipponense isolate FS-2020 chromosome 34, ASM1510439v2, whole genome shotgun sequence, one region contains:
- the LOC135207782 gene encoding golgin subfamily A member 6-like protein 2, translating to MEEEGGEGSPGTGEERGVAGHWRGEERGVAGHWRGRGRGRRALERRGGGRGRGNWRRRRGGAPGTGEERGVAGHWRGEGSRRALERRGERRALERRGESPGLEEERGGVSPAAGHWMRRGWQSPGNGEDEGSPAGKEKGGGESPGTVREERGCAGQWRGGGEFGGH from the coding sequence atggaggaggaaggaggggaggggtcGCCGGGCACTGGAGAGGAGAGGGGAGTCGCCGGGCactggagaggagaggagaggggagtcGCCGGGCactggagagggagggggaggggtcgCCGGGCACtggagaggagagggggaggtcGGGGGAGGGGCAactggagaaggaggaggggaggagcgCCGGGCACTGGAGAGGAGAGGGGAGTCGCCGGGCACTGGAGAGGAGAGGGGAGTCGCCGGGCACTGGAGAGGAGAGGGGAGCGCCGGGCACTGGAGAGGAGGGGGGAGTCGCCGGGActggaagaagaaagagggggaGTTTCGCCGGCGGCAGGGCACTGGATGAGAAGAGGGTGGCAGTCGCCGGGCAATGGAGAGGACGAGGGGAGTCCGGCGGGCAAGGAGAAGGGAGGAGGGGAGTCGCCGGGCACTGTGCGAGAGGAGCGGGGATGTGCCGGGcaatggagaggaggaggggagttcGGCGGGCACTGA